From the genome of Perognathus longimembris pacificus isolate PPM17 chromosome 19, ASM2315922v1, whole genome shotgun sequence:
atatcgAAAAGACATTTGTTCTTCCATGTTTATcccagcacaattcacaatagccaaaatatggaaacaacccagatgcccctccaccgatgaatggatccaaacaatatggtatttatacacaatggaatactacatagcgattaggaatggtgaaatattgttgttcgcagggaaatggtcagaactcgaacaaataatgttgagcgagacaagcctagaacacagaaaacaaaggggcatgatctccctgatatatgactgttaacaaagggagacagagagacagtagagaccaagtctgtgaatactgtatatgttcttgatacattgtatattgtatatatgtctacctgacctagacaagggatagaaaaacaggacgtaagatatcacaagaaatgtacacactgccctactatgtaactctaccctttttgcacaacaccttgtaaaacaatttattttcaattaataaacaaataaaaaagaaaaataaagaagtggtATGTTCAAAAATAAAGCTGATGAACAATAAATTCATTCTGTATATTTTAACAGTTCTAGAAAAAGTagcacagtattttaaaaaaaagtatacagcAAAGTTTGTTCCTATTAGAATGGCAAATTCTGGAAACTGTAAATACAAATAAAGTCATTGAAGAGTCAAATGGTCATATTCTTAATCAGGAAGAAGATGTAGTAATAACAGTCCGTAATCCAGTTATTTTCAGCTGTTAATAGAGAATGCTTTTCCTTGTCAGTTGATTTCATAGTTCTTTTTCGAAGAGATAGCAAAACTGTGGCAATTGGATgtactgaaaatatattttcatagttcAAGTTCATAGTTCAAGACACAAGTGTAGCctttttttgtgagtgtgtgaAAGTTAATCTGTACACCAAGGCTCAGAGTTTGTTAAAGATTCCATGTGGAAAAAGTGCAAATATCCTGCACAGATAGCTTACAAAGTTGCTGGTACAGTATTTACCAGCAGAATCTTGGTTTAGTTTGCATAGCTCACACATCACTGGAATGTGGAAAGGTGTGCTATTTTTTGGCAAGAGCAAAGGAAATATTATACTGACGTGAACTACAATGGAGGGCATGCTGAATCCATGCAGGACACCAGGATGAAGGCTGCTCCCTGACATCATTTGTTTTTGtatactggttttgtttttgttgaagcAGTTCTGTTATAGTCAGGAGCATTTTCAGTACATGCTGCTGTGCACCACATTCATTACTAAGTGTTTGAAGTTCATCTGAATGAGCCACATAAATCTCATGCAGCACTGCTAAATCACATGACAAGGcagttctagaatattctgtagtgTCTGGAAGTTCAGGTACATTCTCAAGGTCATCTAAAAACCTGATCATTCGATGTTTGTTACTTTAGATAAATGGATTGACACCTTCCATGTAAGGCTCCTTAGCTCCACATTCAATGAGATTTGCTAAATTCTGTACATATTTAGCCACTAGTATCAGTGTTCTTGCAGCAATAGGAGATGGGGAATCTGAGATGATATTAAACATCCGTGCATTCAGGATGGCAGGGCAAATAAGccgaagaaaaacaaaaccactaaCAACTCTTGTTCTCATGGTGGTATTTGTAGGCCATTTGTGCTGAACAGATTTCTGTAAACACCCATAAATATATCTCAGTGTTGGTGGAAGTATTTCTGAAGCCATGAATATTTTCTCCACAAGCTCTGAAAGTATGTTCAGTGGGTGTGCTAAATTAGTGTTGcacatcttcatttttttctaactttGATGGACTTAACTCACAAGACTGTTTACTTTCCATTATctttaagatggagtctttcaaAGCATGATGAACAAATTGTGTGGCGGTGGCTTTCATGGACTGCTCCATCAAGGTGCTTGcgagtgttgtggctcaaaataggGTAGTGGCTTCATCTTCCATGCTTATTTCTCTGTCATTTAGTGTACATAACGATTCAAGCTTTTCATGAAGGAAAATCCTCAGTAGAAGTGTTTGGTCTTGTCCAGAGATGTGTGATAAGGCATATACTACATGAAGTTCCTTTTGCAGTATAAGCTCCTTAAATTCACTGTCCTCTTCTTCTGGCATAATATTTCCCATAGAATATTGTGCTTGAACACGCAGGGATCCTGGTTCAATACCTTTTCATGGTATATGAGAGCTGAGCAGaaaccattcatctgtggcatGCCCTTTCTGTAACCGGCTCAACTGGCACTGCATAAATAAGATATCAGggtctttgcttttctttgttttattactaAGAGTGATTTCAAATCTATTGATGTCAGGAGGAAGATCATCACATACAAACTCTTCTGACCATACTGGGTTTTGCCCTTCTCTTGCATGAGTTTTTGCTACTTGGACACTATTCAGGTAGATGTTACAATATGggttagtaaaatattttactgGGAGTTAGTGGGCTTCTTCACTCTGTAAAACAAGGCTGCTGACCTCACGAAGGCGTTTATTAGATGTCCCTGGACTGCTTTTCCGTAAATTACAAAATGCCTGCAGACCTTTCATCCAATCCTCTGCTTGTTCTGGAGTTTCTCCTGCAAAGTAAAAGCTGTAGTGTTCTTCACTAAAGTGCTGAACTACTATCTGCAAACAGTTTGGCCTGCCAAAGAGACTATCATGAACAACATAGACAGAACATACACTGAGATCTATTAATCCTTTTGGTTTTGTAGCTCgtttttcactttcaaaataaaTACGCTGGGCATCGCTACcctctaaaataaaatacaaatttttccAACGTTGTCCTTTGCCGTTCTTCAAAAGATAACCTTTCTTCACAATATTTTTTATGAAGCATCCATTCTTTTACAACGAATTGTATTATAGATTTCCTTGCCATCTTCATCATCATTGAGCACTTGTTCCTGATTCTGCATTGGTACAGGTTCCTTAAGATAATACCCTTCCACAATCTGTTCTCTTCTATAATGATCTATGATGTCTCCAACGCTGTTCTAATACCGGCCTCCCATCATAAATTGGTTATTTGGTGTTGGACATATTTTAAATCGCTGAATATTTTCATTGGTCTGAAAATAAAGTGAATAATCACCAGGAGTATTATCTGAGGGTCTCACAAGAAAACTGCAGACTTGGCCAACTGTCATTAATAAATTATAAGCTTCTTGTTTGGAAATCTTCCCATGGAACCATATTTTGCTTTCATGTGGATCTTCTCGGCCCACCTCTTCTACTAGGTCTTCACCAATAAGGCTTTGCTCATCAGTTCTGAGATTTGTAacccacatccatccatcctcccattcaTTGTGAACAATGACCGTATCtccttttaaaaaacttatttcgTCAGTGTCCGGTACTTTTGTGTAAGGCCGAATGGCTCGAACATGCCTTCTATCTTCTACTGGCTCTGGAGGTGCAACTGGGAAAGgtaatttttctcctttaagcAAACAAGAAACATGAGTGTAATACCCTATTAGGTCTGAGAGTGAAGAAAACCGTCTTCCCCCAATGTAGTAATCTCCACACATGGCAATAATTCTGAAGTGGCTGACAACATTTGTCTGGCTAAGAAATGAAAGTAGGAAGGACCCCGGCCTCCTATCCCTGTCTCTTCTAAGGTGGCTGCCCGACTTCCCTGCCTGCCTGAGGCGTCTTCTGCTATAGTTCTATCAAGTTTTCCAGGATGCCACTGATTCGTGGGAGGCACGGTTAGCGGGAtggccacctcttcctcctcgtaTTCCGGACCATCCAGAGAGTCACCTTCATCCACGGTCCCCAGGCCCGCGGCCAAGGGGGGCAACTGGGGAGGCGGCGGCAGAGGGGGGAACCCGACGCCCGGCCCCAGTCTGGGCGGGCAGCGGCAGCGTCGCCCTGGCCCGCGCCATCTCTCCACTAGGTCCAGTGCCGGCCCTGTCGGCCCGGCGCCCCCCAGGGTCCCCACCGCACACCCGGCCCCAGGAACCTGGACCCCAGCTCAGCTCCGCCACCCAGAGTCCCGCCCGCTCCGGCATCCGGGGTAGGCGGCTGCGGCCCCGGGCAGGGCCGTGGGTACCTTCGCCGACACGCGGCCGGATGAGCGCCAGAGCCCGCGGCCGTCACCGGGCCGCCTTCCTCACCGCGGGCCTCGGCCACCATCGTGTGGAAGCCCGCTGGGCTGTGCCGCCCCAGCCCGCCCGGGAGCCCCGGGGCCACCAGGCCCGGGCGGCGAGCGGCCCCACCCGGGCGCGTCCCCCTGCGGAGGAAACAACCAGAAAAGGCGAGGGCCggccgccgcgccccctccccgggccgccgcgccccctccccgggccgccgcgccccctccccggccgccgTGCCCCCTCACCGGGCCGCCGCGCCCCCTCACCGGGCCGCCGCGCCCCCTCACCAggccgccgcgccccctccccggccgccggccccctccccaggccgccGCGCCCCCTCACCAGGCCGCGCCCCAGCCTCCCCAGCGCCCGGGGTGAAGGGAAGCCGAGTGGGCAAAAGAGCACCAGGCCTGCCCAGACGCCGTCCGGCCTCGCCTTGCACACGCACCCTCGCACACGCACCTGCAGAGACAGGAACACTTCCAGGCTGCactggagaggaagggaagggacccGGGCGGCCGCCGCCACGACCGCTCCTTCACCACCCGAGTGCCGGCCACCCCCACCGCAGCCACCGCGGGTGCCGCTGGATCCTCTTCCCTGGCCCCAGACCCGAGGGGTGGGAAGGTCaggaggccggggcggggtggTAGGGAAACTGCGCCTCCCGTTTCTGAAGATCACCAGAAGTCATAAATTCTTTCTCAGGCACGGAGGCCCCGCCCTTTCCGTAGACATCTCTAGAAAGCCCATCACAGGCCCAAAACAAACACTGCGCACGCGCAAAAGGCGGCAAGGCCCGGGCATGTTGCTGTGTCACCAGCCGCCGCCCGGCCTCACCACCCCTAgctcgcacgcacgcacgcacgcacgcacgttcATGCTCCATCCACGCGCCACTTTTCCTACACTTTCCTCTTCCATGGAGGCGCAGCTCCTGCCTGGTGCATTCTGGGAATGGAGGTCGATCCGGCCTCCGCCCTCGCTGCCACTGCCTTTGCCTGAGGGGAGCCAGAAGAGGCCTTGACCTAAGAGAACAAGCCAGAGTCGCCACCTGAGAGGAGAGGAGTCGACCACTCTGCCACCGACCCTGCCACTGCCACCGGCGCCACCAGAGAGGCGCCCCCCCTTCGCCCCTTCGCCCATCGCCGGCCCCTAAGTCTCGTTTTACTCATAACTTAGTTACTGACAAGGTAGGAAGCTCTCAACTTATAAGATCCCTCTCCAGTGTAAGTCCTAATATGACTATAAAGAATGCTGGAACAAGTGACAACTTCATCACATTGTTTAAACCCATAGCGTTGCCCACATTGCTGCCATCTTGAGGGTTctgctccagtgtgtgttctttgATGTGTTTGCAGATCACTGGAACAAGTAATGCTCTGCCACATTGCTGCATAGATAGGGGTTCTCTCTAGTATGAAATGTTTCCTGCTCTTTAAGATGATGAGGAGAAATGAAAGCTTTCTCGCATTGCTTATATCGCATATTGTGCATTCTCCTCAGTGTGACTTCTCTCATGTCTTCGATGGATAGTAGGACAGTCGAAGCCTTTCTTACGTTGCTTACATCCCAAAACGCCACCATAACTGTGAGTTCCTACGTGGCTTTGAAGGGTGTTAAAACAAGGGAGGGATTTCCCCAGTACTCACATTCACAgtgtttctcttcagtgtgaaTTGTTTTCAAGTGTATGAAATGAAGTGGGATGTCTGAAGTCTTTCCTCCATTTTGGACATGTTAATGTTCCATTGCGAATTAATAAATGGATTTCAATGTCATGCAATTTGCCGCCGAAGGCTTTGCCACACTGATGTTATGCATGGAGTTTAAAGGTAGTGCTCTCACAAGTTTCATCTGAAAGGATGAACTTCATTTCCATGACTCCTTTGGTTGTCTGGTCACATGATTGGCGTTTTGCAGGATCTCCATTTTCATGTCTATGAACGTACTAGGAAGATGTAGACGATTACAAAATCTCTACATTTCCTGGTACTCATAGGTTTTGTTTCTGGTGTGAGTTTGAAGGGCACATCTATAAGGAAATACGATATGACTTCTGTACAAACAGTGTTACTCCAGGAAAAGTTTCTTGTTTAGAGAATGGTCTGGAGCCTGTTGGAAGGCCTCTATTAAAAGAATACTTTGTTTCTCCTCAGGTCCTGGCTACTTCTTTATCTGTTTCTTTAAGGGATTTTGGATACCTTTGTGATTCCACGCTGACTCTGATGGTAGATTATCCTAGGCCTGTGGATATCAGATCAAATAGTCTTGCCATTTGAAGGCAGGAGAGATAGCGCTACTGGAACATAATGATTCAGGGTAGTGTGGCTTCATGGGAGGGAAATCTGGACATCTGGGGACCCTTGTCTTTCCTCTCTGAATTTTGGAATGCTTTCAATTGGGAGTCCAGGGAACAGAGGCTGCTTCCTTGGTTTGTGTTCTCAGATGCTCTAGCACCCTGTCTGCTTCATTGGTGTACTTTGTGACTGTAGGCCGTAATTCTACTGGGGTAATTCACCAGGAAACAGAGGCTGAGTCTACACATTTATGTACTTCACTCTGTATACTCATGCTCATTCACTCTGCTTCGTGTTCCAAatgtgcatttttttctcaataaATCATCCTCTGATAAGAATAAACATACACAATATTAGTCATGTGAAGATTTGGATCCTTAATTTAACACCAATGGAAAACGCTTAAATTAGTATCATTTAAAAGGTTTACTCCTTAGCTCAGTAGCTGTCTGGAGCTACAGTCTGCTCATTTTGGCCCTTCCCACCTTCCATCTACATATGGCTCCACATACCCATCCCAGGATTGGAGCACAGCTGTCTCTCCTCTGTTCCTGTGGGAGCAGAGAGACAGCCTACATAATGGGTGTCTGCCCCACTCCCACATGTAGGACATTCCACACATAAAGACCATTTTGACCACGTGATTAAGGGCCATCCTCCTTCAAGGGCTCCCATCTTCATTTCAGCCTGGGCACCCACATATCGAACATAAGAACAGCGACAAATAAGTGCCATGTTATCTTCTACTGGTGACTCCAGAGCAAGGCAGGCAAATAGCACCTCCTACCATGCCCCTGCTTTCACTTTCATAATTATGTGGGCATCTGCCTGCCTGCAATCTGGGACTGGGTTGGATAGTGTGGTCTTCATTGAGGTGCACTCAAGGGAAGATCTAAAAGTTTAGACCAATAGGTCTTTCTTCCTGGTTACTCAACTCTGCTTCAACAAATGATTCGTAGTGTGTGTGAGCAGTCATGGGATCGGATCCTCTGATTTGCCCACTGTACTTTTCTTCAGAGGAACATTGTCACTTCCAAGTAACCCTTCCTTTACTGTGCTTTTCCTTGCCAGTGTCTCCCCCTCAGCTCTGCCCCTTTATGCTGTCAGATCCCCTAGAACAGTATTACATCTACCAACCACAGCCCGTCAGTGATAATTTGTGGGAAGCAGACTTTCTTGAGGAGAATCGAAGTCATTTTCACGACGATTGCGACTTTACCTTTAATGTGGTAGCGTTTTTTTCAGAAGCTACCGAACTGATGGGAAGAAAGACTGGATCAACACGAAATGGTGGGCCCTGTGGGTCTCCTCTGCCTCTGTGCTCTTGGTTATGGGAGCTTCCTCCCCGGGATACGCCACATCCACCCCCCCTTTCCGTCCCTCCACCCAGTGCCAGGACGACCTGAGCCGCCATTTGACCCTAATGAGCCTGTTGCTCCAAGAGACACCCCCATGGAGCCACCCTTTGTTCCCCTAGTGGACAGGGTTCCAAacaggctggggggagggatggTGGCCCTCATGGGCCCGAGTTTGGAGCAGAGCCTGAAAGCTGTCGGCTCCTCCTGGGCCCATTCCACTCATTTTGGGCTGCAGGGTGGGCCACGCTGGTGATTCCTGTGATGTCCTCCACCTCTTTGTGGcggagctcaggaacagatcaGCAGATCTGCATATCCTCCGCTTGTGGGCTGAGAGCTCCCACCTCCTAACCCCAGGCTGTGCTCCCCACAGTGGTACCGGCTATGTCTCCTGACACCTTGCTCCTCCCCAAGAAGAGCACCCAGAAAACCAGGAAAATGACCACAGGAATCCCCTTCCCCCAAGAGGCACAAAAGAGCACTCTGTTGCTCCATGGCAGGAGGCAGTTTGAGAAGTCCACATTCAGGTGGTTTCACTGTTGAGTGAGTCACACTCATGTTCTTACACAAACCCAGGTATGGTGAGTCAATTGCCCTCTCAGGAGTCTCATTGTGACCACGAGCTGCAGCACAAGGGGCTGAAACTGTACTTTGACACCAAAGCTCATtttacaggagcaaggacaatggACCCTAAAAACTATCAAAAAGGGGAGAACAGAACCTGTACAAATGAGCATAAGAGCCATTTATTGTCAATTCTCACAGACTGTACTTATTACATGTGCGATAATTTTATACCACCCGCAGTAGAGTAGGTTTGACTATACACTAAAAGTACCAACTTTGAACAATGGATTCCTCTCCATTGCTATGATTGCTTAACAAAATTCAAAAGTCTGGACCAGAACGGGATGGGGCGTTCATTCCCCAAGCCCCCAACGTGTTTGGTGGAGTCCTCCAGGGGGCACTGAACCGCAGGCCCTGCTGTGGAAGGTTCCACGTCGTCATCGAGTGGGATTTCCTCAAGACCGTCGTGCTCCTCGCTACATTCAATCTTCATGGGGCCGGCCAAATCTGAAGTGGTGTCAGCAGCAGGGGCCTCGGTGTCGGCCTGCATCTTGTCCTGGCCCTCCAGGCCTTCAGCTGCAAGACGCaacagcagctcctgcagctccttctTCTTCTGCTGCTTCTCCTGGGACAGCAGGTCGACATGTTCATCTTTCTCCTTAAGCAGGGCCTCCAGATCTTCCATCTGCTCTTTGCAGGTCACAATGGACTTTTCGATGGCGGTAATGTGGTCTGATAGCTGGCTGCATCGCTGCTGCAGGTCATCCACTCCACTCTGAAAGTCCACCTTGTCAGGCAGGTCGGGACTGAAGCAGAGTTGCAGCTCCCTCTTGAGCCCCTGTGTGTCCcgcttcctcttcccaaacaaGCCGTGGGTCCTCGTCCTGGGTAAGAGGGCCTCTTGATCCAGCTTGGTCTGGTACTGGGCTcccaggttggccaggcacctgcagcgggcctgctgctcctgcagctgctggctgagtttttcctttttccattcagCAGCGGATaatgctttctggaaaatgtcccTGATGTCTTGAGGGCTGTCCACATCGTCAGGGACGGTCACGTCGAGTGGGGTTGCCTCCGCCCCCCTTTCTTCCCCGTTACTCACTGCTTGGCCTTCTGGAGGGAACGCCAGGCCACTCAGCTGGGCCTGCAGTTGCTCCTTCTCTTGCCTTGCTGCTTCTAGACACTTGAGAGTGTCCTGTAACTGTTCCCTTTCCATCTGGGCCAGCAACTTGCTCTGTTCttgctcctgcttcagctgctccagcagctggttCTGCGTCTGCAGTTGCTCCTGCAGGGCATCGTTTTCTGTCCTCAGCTTCCAATTGGAGAATGTGTGCCGATCGCAGGTGTCTCTGAGTTTCTGCAGCTGGATCCGATACTGGCCCTGCAGCTTCTGCCCCTCCTGAGCCAAGAAGCTCGCCCTCTCAGCCTCCTCTTTCCACTTTTGCAGATTGTTCTCTTGCTGCTTCAGCTTCTCCTGCAGCTGTTCCTTCAGGTGCTGTTCTGAGCTCAGCGCACTGGCGAGCTCCTCCTTCTCACCGCTCAGCTGGTGGAAAGCATCCTGCAGCTGCAGCAGTGGATCTTCCATCTCTCCGTCTTGCACATGTGTGCATCTCTCTGTGTCCTTTGTCTTGTGCCGATCCTCGGCAGGCCTAGGAACGGGTTCCTCCCCTGCCTGTTCCAGTCTACACAGCCGCTCCtgttgctccaggttctggagacggAGGCTGTGGTTTTCCTGTACCTGCAAGTGAAGCTGTTGCTTCAGGTCCTTGACCTCCTCCTGCATCTGcaaggcctgggcctgcagctgtTGCTCAGCCTGAGCTGGTCCTGCGGGTGCCTGCAGCTCTGCCAGTTGTTTTCTAACCTCCTCCAGGTTGACctccagctccaacacctgcctctgccctctctctctctcctctctaagATGCTTCATCTCTTGGGATTGCTGCTGGATCATGTCCTCGCACAtggccctctccctcctcaggtaTATGGCAAAGTTGTCCCTTTCTGACCTCATGGCCATCACCAGCCTTCTCAGGTTGTCCACTTGCCTTTTCAGCACTGCCCGCTCCTCTGCGGCTTTTTGGAGCTTGTGAATTCTGTTTTGCATGTTGAGCTTCTGGGTGCAGAGGACTTGCAGCTTTCTTTGCAATTCGCTGTTGATTTCCTCCAAATCACCACTCCTGCTCTGTTTCTGGTCTTGGATGAGCTGTGGATTTTTCTTTTGAGTGTCATCCTGTTGGGTGGTGACTTGGTTCAAGGCTATGTCTTGCTCTGCAACTTGCTGAGGTGCAGCCTGCTGGCGGCTGGTGACACCTTCCTGCTCCCGTTTTCTCTCAATAAACACTTGCTGCATGTGGGCCAGGGCACAGTGTAAATTGCGTTCTTCTTCAACCAACATCTGTATCGTTACCTTGTGGGCTTCCAGTTCTTTTTGCATTGCTTCTTTCTCTTGGGCTCTCCTCCAATTCTCTTTTTGTTGTCGATGCTGCAGGAGTTTCTTTTCCGCCTTCAGTTGGTGGATCTCACTGGAGAGCTGTTGGTTTTGTAACTTGCTGCAGTGCAGGGTAAGCATGAGGGATTGGTAGTGCCTCCTCAGATCCTCAATGCTATTGGGAGCTATGACACTCTCCACCCAGGAAGCTCTCGAGCTgcaggaaggcagggcaggctcaGGGGATGTGTGCCCTTTGGCTCTACGCTTAGTTGATTGACCATACCCAGTGGTGTTTCTCTTGGGATGATGACTCTTGacagttttcttctttgtgttagaTTGTGCAGGTCCACTTGCAGGACAATTCTGCTGGTATTCTTGCCGTAGTTGATTTGCTGCAGCTGTTTGATTTTGGCTGGTTTCTTCAGACCTCCGAGCCCTGGGGCAGCAGGGAAGACAGAGTCGCCACATTCCCAGGCGGTCTGAAATCTATAATCTAtaatctacaatctacaatccacaatctacaatctacaatcaCTAACAATATCTATTTCTCACTATACGTCTTAGCTCACTGATAATCACTGTCACCActcggccacctccacctccctcaACGGCTGGGAGTGGTGTAAGCCCACAGAGGGAATACCAGGGCTAGTAGGCAGCAGAGGATATGGGTGTGGCCCGAAGTCTGCCATCCCATTGGTCAGTGAGGAGTGTGAAATAATAGAGGGTGGCCAGGGACTTGTGATCCAGGCAGAATGGGTGGAGTCCTGATGACAGCTGCTCCTGCAGCCCTATCCACATCTAACTCTGCCCAGTGTAGTTGTGGGCAAGCGTGGGACTTGCTAGAGCTGGGTAGGTGCTCAGCTTTACCTGTAGCTTTCCTGGCTTCCCTCACACAACAACTGTGGCCACCCAGGCTTTCAATTGTCTTCCAGGAAGTGGCACCAGGAAACACAGCCTCTCTGCCCACGTCCAATGTCTTGCTGTTTTCATTCCATGCAGGAGTAGCTCTATTCTCACCACCTTTGGTGAAACTTGTTTTCTGATCAGGGAGTCACTGAGTTTTCTGAAGTTTTTGATATAACCTGCTCTTGCGGTCCCTGAGGAACTGGAGAGCTCAGGGCCATCACAGGTCCAGGGCTCCTCTGCATGAGTGTTGCCCACGTTGCTTATGCAGGCCTTGCCTACTGCAGCGTACTTGGTCTGGGGGTCTCAGAAGAATCAAATAGACTCTTGGGAGAAATGAGAATATCCTGCTTCTATCAAGGAGTATGTGAAATCTAGACCAACACAAAGAGTAATGTGCACATAACAAAACAAATCTACGAAGCAAGAGTCAACTACCCAGCCACTTCCTAAGGATGTTGTGTTCACAGTCCAGTGTAAGTGCTTGACATCACAAAATCCCATGAAAGCACGGCTAAAGGGGCGAAGGAGTTTTATTGAAGAACCcccaaaccaaaaccagaacagcCTCCACCTTCAAACATGGGCCTGTGGCGGACTACCTTGTCATGGGTAAGCTACCCAGACCTCAGAACCTAGAACCCAACACAGCCTCTACCTCCAAACTCCAACAAGCTCAACCTCCAAACTTCCATAATTCCGAAGGAGCTAGCTTCTTTCAATTTCTCTTTCCTGCATGCCTGGCCTCTTCTcatgcctctcccctctctgcaGACCTACTTGAGGCCTCAAGGCTTCTCTGCAGGCTTCCTTGAGGCCTTAAGGCCTTTCACAGACCTCGGGCTTCTCCCCACAGGCCCCTTAGCAGGCTCaggcactgctctgcccagcagagCACTCCTCTGGCAGACACTTCTTGCTGCTCCGTTCCGTCCTGCTTCACTGCACACAATGCCCCTCAGTTCCTCTCTACATACACCCTGCCCACTCCCATGGCCACCCCCCACATACCCACCCACATTCGCATACATACAATTGCTGCCTCCCCTTGAACGCACGCCCAGTAAAGACACCTCCACATCATGCTCCAATGGCTCTGATGCCCCCACCTCAAGCTGGTTAGCACATTCCCTAATGGTTTACATGTCCAATCAAATCATTAATTTGATTCTCTTTTTGGGGTAGAGGGGCTTCCCCCAATTTCAATTAAACAGGAAAGGTACAGCAAATCCAACAGGCTTTCTGTACAACGGTCTGGCCAGTAAAGCTACTGtaacacattaacaaaaatgaggGGTAATCTTAACAAAAAATTATTTCCCTGTTGACCACATCAATTAATGCTGGGTAGTCCTGTCTTTAGGGGATTTTCTGAATATCTCTGAAGAGTCCATCTTGAGCCATCTGTTGGATATTGTCCCACTGCCTTTTTCCCATGAGAGTGATGAATCTCCTGCTGTTTTCCTGTACCTTCCATACCTGACTGTGTGCCGAATAAGATCCTTGCCACTTTGGTTCCAGTTCAGGAGCATGATGCCTTTTAACCTAAACTAGGTGCCAGGCAAGAAATAGAG
Proteins encoded in this window:
- the LOC125367551 gene encoding golgin subfamily A member 2-like; amino-acid sequence: MQVASDIKVNTGRYESYAHTFLLLEEYRRELFTDYMFTIEPHEKLLFSSKQKIKRCLQQKNSEKSLDDYEQECDMNSIILGGKHSGNAAMICKHIKEHTLEQNPLDGSNVGNAMGLNNVMKLSLVPPIFIVILELTLERYLFRLKGIMLLNWNQSGKDLIRHTVRARRSEETSQNQTAAANQLRQEYQQNCPASGPAQSNTKKKTVKSHHPKRNTTGYGQSTKRRAKGHTSPEPALPSCSSRASWVESVIAPNSIEDLRRHYQSLMLTLHCSKLQNQQLSSEIHQLKAEKKLLQHRQQKENWRRAQEKEAMQKELEAHKVTIQMLVEEERNLHCALAHMQQVFIERKREQEGVTSRQQAAPQQVAEQDIALNQVTTQQDDTQKKNPQLIQDQKQSRSGDLEEINSELQRKLQVLCTQKLNMQNRIHKLQKAAEERAVLKRQVDNLRRLVMAMRSERDNFAIYLRRERAMCEDMIQQQSQEMKHLREERERGQRQVLELEVNLEEVRKQLAELQAPAGPAQAEQQLQAQALQMQEEVKDLKQQLHLQVQENHSLRLQNLEQQERLCRLEQAGEEPVPRPAEDRHKTKDTERCTHVQDGEMEDPLLQLQDAFHQLSGEKEELASALSSEQHLKEQLQEKLKQQENNLQKWKEEAERASFLAQEGQKLQGQYRIQLQKLRDTCDRHTFSNWKLRTENDALQEQLQTQNQLLEQLKQEQEQSKLLAQMEREQLQDTLKCLEAARQEKEQLQAQLSGLAFPPEGQAVSNGEERGAEATPLDVTVPDDVDSPQDIRDIFQKYQTKLDQEALLPRTRTHGLFGKRKRDTQGLKRELQLCFSPDLPDKVDFQSGVDDLQQRCSQLSDHITAIEKSIVTCKEQMEDLEALLKEKDEHVDLLSQEKQQKKKELQELLLRLAAEGLEGQDKMQADTEAPAADTTSDLAGPMKIECSEEHDGLEEIPLDDDVEPSTAGPAVQCPLEDSTKHVGGLGNERPIPFWSRLLNFVKQS